One window of the Eucalyptus grandis isolate ANBG69807.140 chromosome 6, ASM1654582v1, whole genome shotgun sequence genome contains the following:
- the LOC104451827 gene encoding serine/arginine repetitive matrix protein 1, producing MEDPTTGGDALFPPNFVTIRDLREQWLQRREQQQRPERLETWPRSPHGKPPQQRTPPPPPSFPPLPAQKDRRKQLEQERPRRQADVGRERVKGARGTSAILLIGGPFDAMRASRRVAVVGRSARTDRRKQPEQELPRGETDTERERAKAKPTNASDSRPSPANCSAVRRHTSGREGSDGGRAIDSNGPKPSEKSSRGECAGFGADEKADSALAKDRRKQPEQELPRGETDTERERGKARPRNASDSRPSPANCSAVRRHTSGKEGSDVRRAIDSNGPKPSGKLSPGECAGFGADEKAESASVKDQRKQPEQELPQGETNTERERGKARPRNESDSRPSTAQCWAVPSNTSVKEGTGVREAIDSDGPKSWQKSSRGRYAGIGTDEKAEWAPVAVVSADAESAEQVKKTKESKKKRKNNQKGKGKLNKDIVRAKEMGAKPEEGEMNTPAEEVKKEKFQRASSEGQNVMLESKELRVEAKPEEVVAHMTAKEAKKLFQPAGSESKDDMPESNEVVGVEVKNVAANASHVRAKAEGLNKKVWVINSKVEIEEKLRNSKRSGFQLGRPNHGEGKGYRGFVSKEQQRRVIKQSSDMVWVRKEDISDGHAGESSS from the exons ATGGAGGATCCGACGACGGGCGGCGACGCTCTCTTCCCTCCCAACTTCGTGACCATCCGCGACCTCCGGGAGCAGTGGCTCCAGCGGCGGGAGCAGCAGCAGAGGCCGGAGCGGCTCGAGACGTGGCCGCGATCGCCCCATGGGAAGCCGCCGCAACAGCGGACTccgcccccgccgccgtcgTTCCCGCCTCTACCGGCGCAGAAGGACCGGCGGAAACAGCTGGAACAGGAGCGGCCGCGGCGCCAGGCCGACGTCGGGCGGGAGAGAGTGAAGGGGGCCCGAGGGACGAGTGCGATTCTGCTAATCGGTGGGCCGTTCGACGCAATGCGAGCGTCGAGGAGGGTGGCGGTCGTCGGGCGATCGGCTCGAACG GACCGGCGAAAGCAGCCGGAACAAGAGCTTCCGCGAGGCGAAACCGATACCGAGCGCGAGAGAGCGAAAGCGAAACCGACGAACGCGTCCGATTCTCGACCTTCTCCTGCTAATTGTTCGGCCGTCCGACGCCATACCAGCGGCAGGGAGGGGAGTGATGGTGGTCGCGCGATCGACTCGAACGGTCCGAAGCCCTCGGAGAAATCGAGCCGCGGTGAATGCGCGGGTTTTGGCGCCGACGAGAAAGCGGATTCGGCCTTGGCGAAGGACCGGCGAAAGCAGCCGGAACAAGAGCTTCCGCGAGGCGAAACCGATACCGAGCGCGAGAGAGGGAAGGCGAGGCCGAGGAACGCGTCCGATTCTCGACCTTCTCCTGCTAATTGTTCGGCCGTCCGACGCCATACCAGCGGCAAGGAGGGGAGTGATGTTCGTCGGGCGATCGACTCGAACGGGCCGAAGCCCTCGGGGAAATTGAGCCCTGGTGAATGCGCAGGTTTTGGCGCCGACGAGAAAGCGGAATCGGCCTCGGTGAAGGACCAGCGAAAACAGCCAGAGCAAGAGCTTCCGCAAGGCGAAACCAATACCGAGCGCGAGAGAGGGAAGGCGAGGCCGAGGAACGAGTCCGATTCTCGACCTTCTACTGCTCAATGTTGGGCCGTTCCAAGCAATACAAGCGTCAAGGAGGGAACTGGTGTTCGTGAGGCGATCGACTCGGACGGTCCGAAGTCCTGGCAGAAATCGAGCCGTGGTAGATACGCAGGTATTGGTACTGACGAGAAGGCGGAATGGGCCCCGGTTGCCGTGGTTTCTGCTGATGCCGAGAGTGCCGAGCAGGTGAAGAAAACCAAGgagtcgaagaagaagaggaagaacaacCAGAAGGGAAAGGGGAAGTTGAATAAGGACATAGTTAGGGCAAAGGAAATGGGGGCGAAGCCGGAGGAAGGTGAAATGAACACGCCAGCGGAGGaggtgaagaaggagaagtttCAGCGTGCCAGTTCTGAGGGACAGAATGTGATGCTGGAGAGCAAGGAACTGCGAGTGGAGGCAAAGCCGGAGGAAGTTGTAGCGCACATGACGGCAAAGGAGGCGAAGAAGCTGTTTCAGCCTGCTGGTTCGGAGAGCAAGGATGACATGCCGGAGAGCAATGAAGTAGTGGGAGTGGAGGTTAAGAATGTTGCTGCGAATGCTAGTCATGTGAGGGCAAAAGCTGAGGGTTTGAATAAAAAAGTATGGGTCATTAATTCAAAGGTGGAGATCGAGGAAAAATTGAGGAACAGTAAAAGGAGTGGATTCCAGTTGGGGAGGCCTAATCATGGAGAAGGTAAGGGTTACAGGGGGTTCGTAAGTAAGGAGCAACAAAGGAGAGTGATAAAGCAGAGTAGTGATATGGTTTGGGTTAGGAAAGAAGATATATCTGATGGTCATGCTGGTGAAAGTTCGAGCTAA
- the LOC104449253 gene encoding LOW QUALITY PROTEIN: uncharacterized protein LOC104449253 (The sequence of the model RefSeq protein was modified relative to this genomic sequence to represent the inferred CDS: deleted 2 bases in 1 codon) gives MIKTLSPYSTTPAATAKTAEIMSRYRPIAPKPETVPSAASSAAESPTSMSPKIRQSPYLRNLWPQLQARPTRTRKRGRTAISPPAIKRPKTAATAAGAPAGVPSPCALPPTKSLSLQVFTHGLPHIPLAGLMESPPVALAGSAAAASSPRSLVTLPLLPCSPELNCMNTVRVEEAAAVDLNVNSAVETIPKEKDLLLQLQGPASGSGNVISPRPVRPVGSRISVGCISEDRRPDSPAPRARQKPEEVEEEVESEALPAVISDSKNRVRVVNSAYKEMVGQPECPWLEAMARGRRGGRRIGGEVAIRMCDEEAKVPVWAEGFSCWARIEWVGSGGEKSSVKAFCDAIRLRCDSKDYLFTWRFHTNAARPSSEFSSSAV, from the exons atgatcaagacGTTGAGTCCTTACTCGACCACGCCGGCCGCCACGGCGAAGACGGCCGAGATCATGTCCCGGTACCGTCCCATTGCCCCGAAGCCCGAGACGGTCCCCTcggcggcgagctcggccgCCGAGAGCCCGACGTCCATGTCCCCGAAGATCCGGCAATCTCCGTACCTCCGGAACCTCTGGCCTCAGCTTCAGGCGAGGCCGACTCGCACCCGGAAGCGCGGGAGGACCGCCATCTCGCCGCCTGCCATCAAGAGGCCGAAGACTGCTGCCACAGCAGCGGGGGCGCCGGCGGGCGTTCCGTCCCCCTGCGCCCTGCCGCCGACGAAGAGCCTGTCTCTGCAGGTTTTCACTCACGGCCTCCCCCACATTCCTCTCGCCGGCCTGATGGAGAGCCCCCCTGTGGCCCTGGCGGGCTCGGCCGCAGCGGCAAGCAGCCCGAGGAGCCTCGTCACCCTCCCTCTCCTGCCGTGCTCGCCGGAGCTCAACTGCATGAACACTGTGCGGGTCGAGGAGGCCGCCGCCGTGGACTTGAACGTCAACTCGGCCGTGGAAACGATCCCGAAGGAGAAGGACCTGCTCCTGCAGCTCCAGGGGCCTGCGTCCGGTAGCGGCAACGTGATATCTCCACGGCCCGTACGGCCAGTCGGGTCGAGGATAAGCGTCGGGTGCATAAGCGAGGATCGGAGGCCAGACTCGCCGGCGCCGCGGGCGAGGCAGAAGCCGGAGGaagtggaggaggaggtggagtcGGAGGCGCTGCCAGCGGTGATATCGGACTCAAAAAACCGGGTGAGGGTGGTGAACTCGGCGTACAAGGAGATGGTGGGGCAGCCGGAGTGCCCGTGGCTCgaggccatggcgagg ggGCGCCGCGGGGGCCGGCGGATCGGAGGGGAGGTGGCGATCCGGATGTGCGACGAGGAGGCGAAGGTGCCGGTGTGGGCGGAAGGGTTCTCGTGCTGGGCGAGGATCGAGTGGGTGGGGAGCGGAGGCGAGAAGAGCTCGGTCAAAGCGTTCTGCGACGCCATCAGGCTGCGCTGCGACTCCAAGGACTACCTCTTCACCTGGAGGTTCCACACCAACGCCGCGAGGCCGTCGTCCGAGTTCAGCTCCAGCGCCGTCTGA